Genomic segment of Panicum virgatum strain AP13 chromosome 9N, P.virgatum_v5, whole genome shotgun sequence:
CGGCAACTTCCACATCCCCGCCGCGTCCTTCACCGTCTTCGCCATGCTCGCGCAGACGCTCTGGATCCCCTTCTACGACCGCCTGCTGCTGCCCAGGCTCCGGAAGATGACCGGCAAGGAGGAGGGGTTCACGCTGCTCCAGCGCCAGGGCATCGGCATCGTGCTCTCCACCGTCGCCATGGTCATCTCGGCAATCGTCGAGGACAGGCGCCGCGCCATCGCGCTGAGCCAGCCCACGCTGGGCACCACCATCACCGGCGGGGCCATCTCGGCCATGTCCAGCCTCTGGATGGTGCCGCAGCTCATGGTCCTGGGCCTGTCGGAGGCGTTCAACCTTATCAGCCAGATTGAGTTCTACTACAAGGAGATCCCCGAGCACATGCGGAGCGTCGCGGGGGCGCTGGCCTTCTGCAACCTGGCGCTCGGCAACTACCTCAGCGGGTTCCTGGTGACCATCGTGCACCGGACGACGGGCTCCGGCCGCAACTGGCTGGCGCAAGACCTCAACAAGGGTCGGCTCGACCTCTTCTACTGGACCATAGCCGGCATCGGCGTCTTCAACTTCATCTACTTCGTCATCTGCGCCAGGTGGTACAGGTTCAAGGGGACCAGCAACTGATCGCCCTGGGGAGGTGGATCATCGTCATCGCACGAGTGCAGACATCAATGAGCTCTGAGCTATGTGGTGATGGAGACCTGGTTGGTTGCTTGGTTGGGTAATTATGTCATGGCCTTGGGAGagcatgagaaaaaaaaagcgtGAGGCCCTGATAATTAATTTGTGAAAATTTGTGTTTACAATAGTAGTTGTTCGATTatgccttttctttttgtttattgTAATTTTGTTACTGCTGCTTTCATTTGGATCTATAGGCTgatgaaagagaagaaagaaacaaaagagtTGGTTTCTTGTAAGTGGTTAAGCAGAAGTATAAATGGATGTCAAGATTAAATGAAAGTTCAAGCTCGGTTCCTAGCTTATGATTGCAATTTGCAAGCACATATCCTTCAGTACGTACCACTAACCTGAATAAACGAATGCCTCCAAAGTTGTGCTGTTATCGGCCTCCATGCTGTCCACCTGATCAGAGTTTAAGAAGAATATTACACAGCACACATAATCGACAGAGATGAAACTGAACCCGAGATGTGTTTTACCTTGGCTGAAGAACAACTCTTCCCACGGTAAAAGCAAGACCACTTCAAGCAACTCCTGACATTGGATTTTGAATCCTGCAAACGTATATATTACCTCGACACTGCAACCCTTGCAAGCAACAATTGAACACTTCCAAGAATAGACCTGGAACAGACCGCTTTTCACAGCATATGTACACATACAAATTTGTTACACAAAATGAAGGTGAACCAACAccggggaagaggaagaatgATGGGGAGAAAAGAATGGACAGCTACTTTCTTCTCCTATCTCAACGGGGTGACACATTCCGACAACACCCCACTGTTTATGTTGTACACAACTATCTAAAAGTAAACGAAATCACCAAAGGCAAAGCTGACTAGTTACAAGGAGGGAAGGATCTAATCAGTTGGCATCAAATCATGTCGAGAACGATCTAGGCAACAATCTACAAAAATGCTATTAGGATGCAGCCTCAAGTCAAGTGACAACCAGAAGGTTGTTTTCATGCCCATTGTTGTACACAGTGGGACGCAGAGGATCATTCTTCCAGACACCATCAACAATGAACTTAATCTGAAGCAGAAATGGAAACAGTTAGTGGACATAATGAAACAGATAATTAGAGTAAAGGGCAGGCAATTACCTCATATCTACCTGGGTACAGCTTCAGGTTTAAGGTGAACATGCCTCTTTCTGATGTTCTTTCCAGCTTTCTCTGCCAACACATATAGTTAGATAATAGGGTcggttggatccatgccactccaatttcacgaagttggatttcatgttgaaatccatgccattgagtggcatgattttcaacgtgaaacccaatttcacagagttgtggtggcatgaatcgaattttccctagaTAATAACCCTTTGAAGTGAGAATATAGTGATGATTATGTACACAAGAATATTATCTTTCCAATATAAGAATATTATCATGCAAGAGTTACATATTGTGCCAGTGGATATCCTACATCTAACATGAGTTGCAAAAATCGACTTTGTATTCGTTGCATGAAAACAGGATCAAGCTATGCCTTTTGGATCAAAGTATGCTTTGGTCCTTGCAAGAACAAGGGCAATATGGATTGGTGAACCTCATTCTCATTGAACTCAGCAAGATTATACCACACATACTAACCATTACTCCATTATGAAAAGGCTAAAAATCCAGCACAACTATATAAAGATCTATTGTCCTATAGATAGTCCATGCACATAAGCAATTCAACTGCTAATCACCAATAAACAGCACATATTTTTCATTATAGAATGTGACCGAAACAGCACTACTATGCACTATCATGACAAGCTCACTTTTTGTTGGCACACGACCCAAAGCAGATATGCATATAATGCACTCATAAAGTTAGAAGTAAAAAGAATCTTCCAGATGAAAATATAAGTTGTTTTGGACACTGACACAATCTACAAGACAGAACTTTGACTAAAAATTTATATGGAAATGTCATATTGAAAATAAAGGGATTAAAGTACTTTTCATGATGCATCTACTAACATCAATCTTGTGTTGCCAAATTGTCAATCTACCTAACTCACTGCGTATTAATTTTGCTGCATTCATTAACTCAGcaggtttattttttttccttttttagcaGTTGAAATATTCCTATGAAGTAGGATTGACATATGAACATGCCAGCCATACAAGTTTTCAGGATGCAATTTCCATTTAAGAGTCTGTAACAACTGATCATGCCTGAGCTTATTTTGTGATGTATTGACAACTATTAATCACACATCATACACGGTGCTAGCAGTAATTGCATTGATGGCACCCATACGAGAAGCAACATAGTTTTGCATCATTTCTTTGACACCCTTAAATTTATTAGAATAAATTCAATAAAATACCAATGAGCAGAGTAAATATCTTGTAATTTATTAATAATTTTAATTTCTAAGACAAAACAGAAGGTTGGAGTAGGTATGTACTTGACTTGTCCAGCCATCAAAAGACCCAACCAATAAAACCTCTGAAGCAGGATTGGCCCACATGATACAAACAGTACGGAGCTCACTCAGGGCCTTCTCAACTTCATCAAGCCTCCTTTGTTtatcttcaattattttgtTCCTTTCACTAATGATGCCATAGATATTATAATAGATTAAGTTGGAGGGAATGAGATGAAATATGAAGCATAGATGATTAATTTGAGGGTATACATTATCTCAAGTGCCATCTTTCCTTCTAATACAGCTATTTTAGCCCGTATTGATCGTAGCTCCTCTTGAGCTTGCATTACCTTTGTTTCCTCAAATTCCCAATCATCAGAGATATCACCAACTACAGTTGCTCCATTATCATTTGACTGGAAAAGGAAACAATGAAGCCGATTTATTCAGAAATACAAGAGTAATGCCATAATATAGATCAAAATGAGAAACATCTCAGTGATGATAATTCAGGATGGTTCCtcttgttggtgtatatgtgagcccatgtatagaggcccatctagaggcccatgtataggatctatatatcccacccttctagggtttggaggaatacaagccattattctctcctacacctCTGTCATCATTTGGCAACAGCAAAGCTGGATATTGACAGTGACAGACAACAATGATAATGTCTCTAGAAACACCAACATGAATTCCATGATTATTACTGACAGGCAATTTGATTACTGTGCCTACTACTAACGGTAATATATTTCATAAAGCTGTAAAAGTCAACTCCAACCAGAAGTGAATATAACAAAACACCCAACATGGCAAGGGAGGATCGTCTAGTGTCTACTGCAATCTTTTTCCTCAAACACGCAGGAGAACTGCATATCATTGTATTGATAGAATAAGTGTTTACTGCAATCATTGTACACCTGCTTGCACTATCTTCTATTGGAAATATAGGTATTTATGATGATGTCATCATTTACAGTGCAAAGGATTTGAAGGTACTCTTTATGTCTAGAGCAAGTATGAAGAAGGCAGGAGTCTTTGATGGTAATATATAAAGCATATCAAAGCAGTGGATTCATGTGATTAAATGCTACTAAAAACATAACAATTTcagaacaagaaaagaaaagtgtaTGGAAGTAGCACTTTAACAGTAACTATATAATATGAAGACATATACACACCATATTTGATAAAACTTTGTCAAATCTTGATCTTAACGTCTTGAGAGCAGCAGATAGGTCCAATTCCAGACTCTGAAGACGATAATGTATCTCATCTCTTTCAGAGTCTACACCATCACTAGGATAATCACTTGCAGCCACACCGTTGGATGATCTGTGAAAGTCATTTTGCACCAATGCAGTGTCTAGTTCATCATATTGAGATAATCGTCCACTTCCAGTTGGTAGGACCTCAGCAGCTGCAGTAATTAAATATGTCAACAAGTAATATCTAACAACTATGATGCAGTATAGAAGAATAAGATGAACAGACAACCTTCAAAATCAGATAAAGCACCCTTCCTGAGGGTCCATGTTTTCCATGCATCATTGCTCGAGTTCGGTAAGGTACTGTTTCCATCTAGCATTCCATTTTGAGACTGAGATCCATGAACACTTTCATTCTCAGGTGTACTGGGTTTATGACTGTCACCAGCCACACTACTACTGGGAGTGCTGCTGCTGCGAGCCAAAGCTGCACATATGCAACATAGTTGGGTCAACTTATTAGTTCAACGTACAAAAGAAGAATACACAATGGTCAAAAGTGAAGACAGAAGACCACGAGCATAGTACTAGCTAAGCTAAATTGGTTGTTTGTACTTTGTAAAGCACTTGCAGGCAGACTGAAACTAACTGCTTTGAATTCGCTGATGGTTCAAAGAAAAAGTTAACAGAACAaaatgttttgcaaatagacaaAAGATCAATCCACGTCGATGGTGTGTGAGCAAATATTAACACAATCACCAATGATACGATGGATCACAGAATAACGAACAATTGTTGTCATTATTCCATTTTCACTTAGCTGACAAAAAGGTATTTTGTACACTGTGTAGCCTTAAATGGACAGGCGACAAGTTGTTATGTTATATTTGGTTACACGTGTAAAACACAGTTTGTTTAGATAATTTTCTACTAGAGACAATATTAGGAGGCTCCCGCTTTAGAAAACCATTCGAACTAAAAAAAAGACAGCTTGGATTAACCCTTCATGGTGCAATCACTGAATTCCCTGACACTTCCTTCGTGTGTTttccatattttttttgtaaagcaAGGAGTAGCACTAAAAGAAGCCAGCCACAACAACTACCACTATGCAACTACGAGCTCCTTGATACACAAAAATCAAACGGGTGCAACAGAAATTTCTCATGTACTCTAAAAGAAAGTTTCTCAACCATTGGCGATTGGCTAAGAAGGTACTACTACCACTGCATAACTGGAAACAACTTATGTTCCTGAAGAATTCTGAGAATCAAAAACCCACATACCAACGTTGTCACTTGGGCCTTCATCTCGGGCACTACTCCGTGGGGGTGGCCGCGCCCGCTCCCTGTCCCTCTGCAACCTGGTGAGCATCCCCTCGATGCCTGTTTTGAACGTGACCTCCCTGCAACCAACCAGAAGAGCACAACGGCCATGATAAACCAACAGACAGATGACGATAGCAGTGATCAAATAGGCTTTGAGCTTCAGAAGGCACCCACTTAGTCTCCTCCATCTCTGGCTGCCGCCCAGAGGGTGACACCTCCTCCCTGCAACGCACGCACCGAAATAATTCAGCAAGGCTTGGAGCGACAAGGGCACATCGGAGCACAGAGCAATTCCAGTTACCGACCACTCGGAGTCATCCGCCGAGGCCGGCGCTAGGTCATCGTGGTGATACGCGCCCGTGTCGGGCGGGTAGTTAGGGTGGCCCCCGGCCGACGAGCGCGGCGCGCCGCCCGCGGAGGACCAGCCGAGGGAGAGCCAGCCCCCGCTGgacgcgacggcggccgcgaggtcggcgcggccggccgcgaAGAGCTCCTCGCAGGTGGGGAACGCCCCGGGCTTGGCGGAGCGGCACATGAAGTCGTAGAtcgcctcctccagctcctcctggCGCCGGGCGCCCGGCGCGGCGCCATTCGcggcgcgctgctgctgctgctggcgggacggtggcggcggcggcggagcccgcGGCTTCTGCTGTCTCggggcgtcgcggtggcggcggcggtacgGCCGCCTGTAGGACGCGGCGAGCGGGGCGGgcgggaagcggcggcggtggaaatgcggcggggacggcggtaGGGTTAGGGGTGGGATTGGGAggagcagggaggggaggaAGGGGCGCATCGCGGTCGCATTTCTCTCCGCACTCCCGGCTCTTGGGCGCGGGGAGGAATTGAAGCGCAGAGGAGAAGAGACGAGGCTAGAGCGCGACGCGACGGGAGGAAGATGAGGAGGGGACGCGCAGGCAGGACCGATCGCTGGCGAGCGAACCAATCCCCGCCCAGAACCTGCTTCGCGCCCGCCCAGGCCCAGCCTTCCCGGGTGCGTTGTGCTGTGCTGTGTGCAGGGTTTCCCTTAccgtgggaaccggtccggtttgaccggccggtccggttccggaccggcccaaatttaaaattcaaattttaatttaaaaaataaaaaattcctaaaaatacttcaaggtgcgacgaatctaatggtgtcaaaatttctcaaaaattcattcgtttaacatacttttcaggcatttaaagttaaaacaaaaaagaaaaagaaaaaatgagacggcccattaaggcccacttgataaaccggtctaaccggccggtaaaccggtctaaccggccgataaaccggtccaaaccggttacacatgcgattttaaatttggatttgaattcaaaccggtcaaaccggccggtaaaccggtcaaaccgaccggtataccggtacgaaccggttgaactgagttttttgaattcaaatttgaatttgaccggtttctaccggtaaccggtcaaaccggtccggtttaccggaaccggagtgctccggtttggggttaccggttgggaaaaaaaaaccctggctGTGTGTCGTCTGCCTCGAGCCGCGCCTGCTCTGGCTACAGCCTACAGCCCACGCCCCCGCGCGCGCTGACCCACCCACCCGTTGAGCAGCTGAGCGAGTGGCTCTCCGCTCTCGTCATGGACGCCGCTCAGTCAGGGTTAATAatcccgaccggtccggtcaaaccgccgccctccggtagcggtttaccgaaccggtttgaccgtaaattggtggaaaccggttgaattcaaatccaaattcaaaatcgcatgtgtaatcggtttggaccggtatactggccggtttgactggtttaccgaccggtttgactggtttaccgaccggtttgaccggtttgaattcaaatccaaattcaaaatcgcatttgtaatcggtttggaccggtataccgaccggtttgaattcaaatctaaatttaaaattgcatgtgtaaccggtttggaacggtataccggccggtttgaccggtttaccaagtgggccttaatgggtcgtctcattttttttccttttttgtttaactttaaatgtccgaaaagtatgttaaacgaacgaatttttgagaaatttgacaccattagattcgtcgcaccttgaagtatttttagaaatttttttgggaatttttcatttttcgaattcaaatttgaattttgaatttgagccaGTTTGGTACCGGCTCAAACCGGAACCGagccggtccggtttgaccggtcgtgcGCTCAGTTCGCGTGGAAGTCTTCACCGCGAAACTTTTCTCGCCCCGGTTCGAGAGTTTTCGTGGTCAAGGATGGATCGCCTCGTCGCCCTCACCCGACGCCTCGATCAGGGTCGGTCGGGGACGATGTGGCCCGTTCTGGCGGACACGCCGTGTCCCGTCGCCGTTGCTGGTGACACCTGCGGGAGGGAAATCTCGTGATGCCTTTTCGTTCGGATACGATGCGCTTTTCGGCTCCATCAGCCCGCACGGCCAGCTGTCATTTATTTCAACTCGTTTGCTTTCGGCTTATTTCGATTTGTTCCAACTCTCTCATAGAGTACTATTGCATTAGTTGGAATCAACCAGTTTTTTTTCAGACAAATATTTTAATTAGATATGTAAGTCATAAATATTTGGATCATTGCATCAATACAATAAACTACACAATAAATTAAAATACATTCTAGATGATTAATATAAGAGGAAAAATGAACTATTTAGTGGCGGGCATTGCAATTAGTTAGTTGGTCTAAAAATAGTATTTGGATTCTCACTTGCACCCTTACATCTAATAGTAGATCCTAGAATTTGATACTAAGTGCGCACAACTGTTTCTTACCCATCTCCTATATGCCACTTCTAGATCCTAACATTTTCAATCATCTACCGTTTGCCCCGGT
This window contains:
- the LOC120692797 gene encoding protein FLOURY ENDOSPERM 6, chloroplastic-like isoform X1, whose protein sequence is MRPFLPSLLLPIPPLTLPPSPPHFHRRRFPPAPLAASYRRPYRRRHRDAPRQQKPRAPPPPPPSRQQQQQRAANGAAPGARRQEELEEAIYDFMCRSAKPGAFPTCEELFAAGRADLAAAVASSGGWLSLGWSSAGGAPRSSAGGHPNYPPDTGAYHHDDLAPASADDSEWEEVSPSGRQPEMEETKEVTFKTGIEGMLTRLQRDRERARPPPRSSARDEGPSDNVALARSSSTPSSSVAGDSHKPSTPENESVHGSQSQNGMLDGNSTLPNSSNDAWKTWTLRKGALSDFEAAEVLPTGSGRLSQYDELDTALVQNDFHRSSNGVAASDYPSDGVDSERDEIHYRLQSLELDLSAALKTLRSRFDKVLSNMSNDNGATVVGDISDDWEFEETKVMQAQEELRSIRAKIAVLEGKMALEIIERNKIIEDKQRRLDEVEKALSELRTVCIMWANPASEVLLVGSFDGWTSQRKLERTSERGMFTLNLKLYPGRYEIKFIVDGVWKNDPLRPTVYNNGHENNLLVVT
- the LOC120692797 gene encoding protein FLOURY ENDOSPERM 6, chloroplastic-like isoform X3; protein product: MRPFLPSLLLPIPPLTLPPSPPHFHRRRFPPAPLAASYRRPYRRRHRDAPRQQKPRAPPPPPPSRQQQQQRAANGAAPGARRQEELEEAIYDFMCRSAKPGAFPTCEELFAAGRADLAAAVASSGGWLSLGWSSAGGAPRSSAGGHPNYPPDTGAYHHDDLAPASADDSEWEEVSPSGRQPEMEETKEVTFKTGIEGMLTRLQRDRERARPPPRSSARDEGPSDNVALARSSSTPSSSVAGDSHKPSTPENESVHGSQSQNGMLDGNSTLPNSSNDAWKTWTLRKGALSDFEAAEVLPTGSGRLSQYDELDTALVQNDFHRSSNGVAASDYPSDGVDSERDEIHYRLQSLELDLSAALKTLRSRFDKVLSNMSNDNGATVVGDISDDWEFEETKRKLERTSERGMFTLNLKLYPGRYEIKFIVDGVWKNDPLRPTVYNNGHENNLLVVT
- the LOC120692797 gene encoding protein FLOURY ENDOSPERM 6, chloroplastic-like isoform X2; translation: MRPFLPSLLLPIPPLTLPPSPPHFHRRRFPPAPLAASYRRPYRRRHRDAPRQQKPRAPPPPPPSRQQQQQRAANGAAPGARRQEELEEAIYDFMCRSAKPGAFPTCEELFAAGRADLAAAVASSGGWLSLGWSSAGGAPRSSAGGHPNYPPDTGAYHHDDLAPASADDSEWEEVSPSGRQPEMEETKEVTFKTGIEGMLTRLQRDRERARPPPRSSARDEGPSDNVALARSSSTPSSSVAGDSHKPSTPENESVHGSQSQNGMLDGNSTLPNSSNDAWKTWTLRKGALSDFEAAEVLPTGSGRLSQYDELDTALVQNDFHRSSNGVAASDYPSDGVDSERDEIHYRLQSLELDLSAALKTLRSRFDKVLSNMSNDNGATVVGDISDDWEFEETKVMQAQEELRSIRAKIAVLEGKMALEIIERNKIIEDKQRRLDEVEKALSELRTVCIMWANPASEVLLVGSFDGWTSQRKLERTSERGMFTLNLKLYPD